One region of Camelina sativa cultivar DH55 chromosome 6, Cs, whole genome shotgun sequence genomic DNA includes:
- the LOC104791284 gene encoding cytochrome P450 90B1-like: protein MFETEHHTLLPLLLLPSLLSLLLFLILLKRRSRTRFNLPPGHSGWPFLGETIGYLKPYSATTLGDFMQQHVSKYGKIYRSNLFGEPTIVSADAGLNRFILQNEGRLFECSYPRSIGGILGKWSMLVLVGDMHRDMRSISLNFLSHARLRTILLKDVERHTLFVLDSWQQHSVFSAQDEAKKFTFNLMAKHIMSMDPGEEETEQLKKEYVTFMKGVVSAPLNLPGTAYRKALQSRATILKFIERKMEERKSEIKEEVQEDQEEEVRREDEEEMSKSDHVRKQRTDDDLLGWVLKHSNLSTEQILDLILSLLFAGHETSSVAIALAIFFLQACPKAVEELREEHLEIARAKKELGESELNWDDYKKMDFTQCVINETLRLGNVVRFLHRKALKDVRYKGYDIPSGWKVLPVISAVHLDNSRYDQPNLFNPWRWQQKNNGTSSSGSGSFSTWGNNYMPFGGGPRLCAGSELAKLEMAVFIHHLVLNFNWELAEDDQPFAFPFVDFPNGLPIRVSRIL from the exons ATGTTCGAAACAGAGCATCATACTCTcttgcctcttcttcttctcccatcgcttttgtctcttcttctcttcttgatcCTTTTGAAGAGAAGAAGTAGAACCAGATTCAATCTCCCTCCGGGTCATTCCGGTTGGCCATTTCTTGGTGAAACCATTGGTTATCTCAAACCTTACTCCGCTACAACTCTTGGTGACTTCATGCAACAACATGTCTCCAA gTACGGAAAGATATATAGATCGAATTTGTTTGGAGAACCAACGATCGTATCAGCAGATGCAGGACTAAACAGATTCATATTACAAAACGAAGGGAGGCTTTTCGAATGTAGTTACCCTCGAAGTATCGGTGGGATTCTTGGGAAATGGTCGATGCTTGTTCTTGTTGGGGACATGCATAGAGACATGAGAAGTATCTCTCTTAACTTCTTGAGTCACGCTCGTCTTAGAACCATTCTTCTTAAAGACGTTGAGAGACACactttgtttgttcttgattcTTGGCAACAACACTCTGTTTTCTCTGCTCAAGATGAGGccaaaaag TTTACGTTTAATCTAATGGCGAAACATATAATGAGTATGGAtcctggagaagaagaaacagagcagttAAAGAAAGAGTATGTGACTTTCATGAAAGGTGTTGTCTCTGCTCCTCTCAATCTCCCTGGAACTGCTTATCGTAAAGCCCTTCAG TCACGAGCAACAATATTAAAGTTTATTGAGAGGAAAATGGAAGagagaaaatcagaaattaaggaagaagtacaagaagatcaagaagaagaagtgagaagagaggatgaggaagagATGAGTAAGAGTGATCATGTGAGGAAACAGAGAACAGACGATGATCTTTTGGGATGGGTTTTGAAACATTCGAATCTTTCGACTGAGCAAATCCTCGATCTCATTCTTAGTTTGTTGTTCGCCGGACATGAGACTTCTTCTGTCGCCATTGCTCTCGCTATCTTCTTCTTGCAAGCTTGCCCTAAAGCCGTTGAAGAGCTTAGG GAAGAGCATCTTGAGATCGCGAGGGCGAAGAAGGAACTAGGAGAGTCAGAATTGAATTGGGATGATTACAAGAAAATGGACTTTACTCAATGT GTTATAAATGAAACTCTTCGATTGGGAAATGTAGTTAGGTTTTTGCATCGCAAAGCACTCAAAGACGTTCGGTACAAAG GATACGATATCCCTAGTGGATGGAAAGTGTTACCGGTGATCTCAGCCGTACATTTGGATAATTCTCGTTACGACCAACCTAATCTCTTTAATCCTTGGAGATGGCAACAG AAAAACAACGGGACGTCTTCGTCAGGAAGTGGTAGCTTTTCGACGTGGGGAAACAACTACATGCCGTTTGGAGGAGGGCCAAGGCTATGTGCTGGTTCAGAGCTAGCCAAGTTAGAGATGGCAGTGTTTATTCATCATCTTGTTCTTAATTTCAATTGGGAATTAGCTGAGGATGATCAACCATTTGCTTTTCCTTTCGTTGATTTTCCTAACGGTTTGCCTATTAGGGTTTCTCGTAttctgtaa